From the Photobacterium sp. GJ3 genome, one window contains:
- a CDS encoding bifunctional 4-hydroxy-2-oxoglutarate aldolase/2-dehydro-3-deoxy-phosphogluconate aldolase, with product MTMLNNQLASLKVIPVIAINKVEDAIPLGRTLVENGMPCAEITLRTACAIDAIRLMRKEFPEMLIGAGTVLTNEQVDAAIDAGVDFIVSPGFNPKTVEYCINKGVSIIPGVNNPSLVEQAMDMGLRTLKFFPAESSGGVGMLKALTAVYPVKFMPTGGVSLRNLDEYLSVPSVLACGGTWMVPTKLMDEGKWDDLGALVHDAVTHLSGPQS from the coding sequence ATGACGATGTTAAATAATCAATTAGCAAGCCTGAAAGTTATCCCTGTTATCGCAATAAACAAGGTTGAAGATGCAATCCCACTGGGTCGTACACTTGTTGAAAATGGCATGCCTTGTGCTGAAATTACACTTCGTACAGCATGTGCCATCGATGCAATCCGTTTAATGCGCAAAGAATTCCCAGAAATGCTCATTGGTGCAGGGACAGTACTGACGAATGAGCAAGTTGATGCGGCCATTGACGCGGGTGTTGATTTCATCGTAAGTCCAGGTTTTAACCCTAAAACAGTAGAATATTGTATCAATAAAGGCGTTTCGATTATTCCCGGTGTAAACAACCCAAGCCTTGTTGAACAAGCAATGGATATGGGCCTACGTACACTAAAATTCTTCCCTGCGGAGTCTTCCGGTGGCGTAGGCATGCTCAAAGCGCTGACCGCAGTTTACCCTGTAAAATTTATGCCAACTGGTGGTGTTAGCCTAAGAAATCTGGATGAATACTTATCTGTACCTTCGGTATTGGCATGTGGTGGTACCTGGATGGTGCCAACCAAACTCATGGATGAAGGCAAGTGGGATGACTTAGGTGCACTCGTTCACGATGCAGTAACACACTTGAGTGGGCCGCAATCATAA
- a CDS encoding carbonic anhydrase, translating to MKKKQLVQVIGIVFGLQGAMVAHASESEWGYEGKQGPEHWAALSGDYSTCGTGKNQSPIDLTATVEGKLSPLSLHYQPSKASVIDNGHTVQVNYAPGSYITLDGRQFELKQFHFHTPSENQIHGRSFPLEGHFVHADKQGNLAVIAVMFQEGSENQMLATIWSQLSRTVGETVALSQPVDASQILPAQQDYYRFSGSLTTPPCTEGVRWIVMKQPQSISSAQVATFQKLLGHSNNRPVQPLNGRVVVSS from the coding sequence ATGAAAAAGAAACAACTGGTTCAAGTGATTGGCATCGTTTTTGGGTTACAGGGAGCGATGGTTGCCCACGCTTCAGAATCTGAATGGGGTTATGAGGGAAAACAAGGGCCGGAACACTGGGCAGCTTTAAGCGGGGATTACAGCACTTGCGGCACTGGAAAAAATCAGTCGCCGATTGATTTAACGGCAACGGTTGAGGGAAAACTGAGCCCATTGTCGCTACATTATCAACCCTCTAAAGCCAGCGTGATTGATAACGGCCATACTGTTCAGGTGAATTATGCGCCGGGGAGTTATATCACTTTAGATGGGCGGCAATTTGAATTAAAACAATTCCATTTTCATACACCCAGCGAAAATCAAATTCACGGGCGATCTTTCCCGCTCGAGGGCCATTTTGTGCATGCCGATAAACAAGGCAATCTGGCTGTGATTGCCGTGATGTTTCAGGAAGGCTCAGAAAATCAGATGCTAGCAACGATCTGGTCGCAGCTGTCGCGCACGGTGGGTGAAACGGTTGCATTGTCGCAGCCTGTAGATGCAAGCCAAATCCTGCCTGCGCAGCAGGATTACTATCGCTTCAGTGGTTCTTTAACCACACCACCGTGTACGGAGGGCGTTCGCTGGATTGTGATGAAACAACCGCAAAGCATTTCGTCTGCACAGGTGGCAACCTTCCAAAAATTATTGGGTCACAGTAACAATCGGCCAGTTCAACCCCTGAATGGTCGGGTGGTTGTTTCGTCTTAA